One Primulina huaijiensis isolate GDHJ02 chromosome 5, ASM1229523v2, whole genome shotgun sequence DNA segment encodes these proteins:
- the LOC140977063 gene encoding two-component response regulator-like APRR5, with the protein MGKIVLSSDDEMEGMQEKEAKQARNRHKKKNKGDGGGGVGGAPVAAAGTSSSSVAEWARFLPKVVLRVLLVEADDCTRQIIAALLRKCSYKVAAVSDGLKAWEVLKGSPENIDLILTEVELPSISGYALLTLIMEHDACKNIPVIMMSSQDSISTVYKCMLRGASDFLVKPVRKNELKNLWQHFWRKQALSSAANEVPDESVAQQKVEATAENKANSNHSSDFVVCIQRNRECIDKGSDAQSSCTKPESDAEKTDIEHGHCPPRTINLQLSNDLNTSKHEECHRQSLKTQRLNNESGGNELTRTEQANVNVQNPKNNLVLENFSREAIDLIGAFDDYGKGNFGSSGSNVSGNKYDSLSLLDLSLKSVNPSGPVNQINEEHRLNHSDASAFYRYIGKQLHPAPRTCNQQNDQQPESDNTLSNNIPQNNEKSLPIQVKGIRFENVIRACDFVMPSPGASNHMESFQKVNQLHPSNSPSSSSQQINNLEDKKIDKIFDQTGVKQAQKLEILGDMEDLCPENDQSANSSLHVGNMSHNPINEGSAVNTSSEHGNEEGFNVCEGSSHQTSQREAALKKFRLKRKERCFEKKVRYESRKKLAEQRPRVKGQFVRQVPTDDPQRREYSTG; encoded by the exons ATGGGAAAAATTGTGTTGAGCAGTGATGATGAAATGGAGGGAATGCAAGAAAAAGAGGCGAAACAAGCGAGAAACAGGCACAAGAAGAAGAATAAGGGGGACGGTGGTGGTGGTGTAGGAGGAGCTCCAGTGGCGGCGGCGGGTACATCTTCTTCTTCAGTTGCGGAGTGGGCGAGATTTCTTCCAAAAGTGGTACTGAGGGTGCTTTTGGTGGAAGCTGATGATTGCACCAGGCAGATTATTGCTGCACTTCTTAGGAAATGCAGCTACAAAG TCGCTGCTGTTTCTGATGGCTTAAAAGCATGGGAGGTGTTGAAAGGGAGCCCCGAAAACATAGACCTTATTTTGACAGAAGTTGAGCTGCCATCAATCTCTGGATATGCTCTCCTGACTTTAATTATGGAGCATGATGCCTGCAAAAATATTCCGGTTATAA TGATGTCGTCACAAGACTCAATCAGTACTGTTTATAAATGCATGTTGAGAGGCGCATCTGACTTTCTTGTAAAGCCCGTCAGGAAAAATGAGTTGAAGAACCTATGGCAGCATTTTTGGAGGAAACAAGCG TTGAGTAGTGCTGCCAATGAAGTGCCGGATGAGAGTGTCGCTCAACAAAAGGTTGAAGCCACAGCTGAGAATAAGGCTAATAGCAATCATTCAAGCGATTTCGTAGTATGCATTCAGAGAAACAGGGAATGTATTGATAAAGGAAGCGATGCTCAG AGCTCATGCACAAAACCTGAGTCAGACGCTGAAAAAACTGATATTGAGCATGGACATTGCCCCCCGCGGACAATAAATCTACAGCTTTCAAATGACCTTAATACTTCAAAGCATGAAGAATGTCATCGACAAAGTTTAAAAACTCAAAGGCTCAACAATGAGAGTGGAGGTAACGAACTTACCCGCACGGAACAAGCTAATGTCAATGTTCAAAACCCTAAGAATAATCTTGTCCTTGAGAATTTTTCTAGAGAAGCCATTGACTTAATTGGAGCATTTGATGATTACGGAAAAGGCAATTTTGGAAGCTCTGGTTCGAATGTTAGTGGGAACAAGTATGATAGTTTGTCTCTGTTGGATTTGTCCTTGAAAAGTGTTAATCCTAGTGGCCCTGTGAATCAAATAAATGAGGAGCATAGATTGAATCACTCTGATGCATCAGCTTTTTACCG GTATATTGGAAAGCAGTTGCATCCAGCACCGCGTACTTGCAATCAACAGAACGACCAACAACCCGAGTCTGATAATACACTATCTAATAATATCCCTCAGAACAatgaaaaatctcttccaatCCAGGTTAAAGGTATAAGATTTGAAAATGTAATTAGAGCGTGTGATTTTGTTATGCCGAGCCCAGGTGCTTCGAACCACATGGAATCTTTCCAAAAAGTGAATCAACTCCATCCATCAAACAGTCCTTCCTCGAGTTCGCAACAAATCAATAACCTTGAAGATAAAAAAATCGATAAAATCTTTGATCAGACAGGTGTTAAACAGGCTCAGAAATTGGAAATCTTGGGTGATATGGAGGATTTATGTCCTGAAAATGACCAGAGTGCGAATAGTAGTCTTCATGTTGGCAATATGAGCCATAATCCAATCAATGAAGGTTCAGCTGTTAATACATCATCAGAACATGGCAACGAAGAGGGTTTTAATGTTTGTGAGGGATCCTCTCATCAAACTTCGCAGAGGGAAGCGGCTCTTAAAAAATTTCGGTTGAAGAGGAAAGAAAGGTGCTTTGAAAAGAAG GTAAGATATGAAAGCAGAAAAAAGCTGGCTGAACAACGGCCACGAGTGAAGGGACAATTTGTTCGACAGGTGCCTACTGATGATCCGCAGCGCAGAGAGTACTCGACGGGTTAG
- the LOC140977066 gene encoding ribosome-binding factor PSRP1, chloroplastic-like, which translates to MATLFSAPCIQGSFNHHHVTCCTTSSSGWLSSNNSHPSAISSRNSCLLGMGLRAYEMVFVKSGGKRSIGVRMSWDGPLSSVKLIIQGKNLELTPTVKSYVEDKLGKAVQKYSHLAREVDVRLSLRGGEVGKGPKSRRCEVTLFSKKHGVIRAEEHAGSLYESIDLVSSIIQRKLRKIKEKDSDHGRHMKGFDRQKVRDPDVPVVAEDLENLPQEGDGQEDIVDEIVRTKYFDMPPLTVMEAVEQLENVNHDFYGFRNEESGEINIVYKRKAGGYGLIIPKRNGETQELETVVVESAIN; encoded by the exons ATGGCTACACTATTCTCTGCTCCTTGTATACAGGGaagctttaatcatcatcacGTTACTTGCTGCACTACTTCATCTTCTGGCTGGTTATCTTCGAATAATTCTCACCCGTCAGCAATATCTTCGCGAAATTCTTGCCTTTTGGGAATGGGCCTTCGGGCCTATGAGATGGTTTTTGTCAAAAGCGGCGGCAAACGATCGATTGGAGTTCGGATGTCGTGGGATGGTCCTCTGTCTTCTGTTAAGTTGATtattcaaggcaaaaacttggaG TTGACTCCAACGGTGAAGAGCTACGTGGAAGATAAGTTGGGTAAGGCAGTTCAAAAGTATAGCCATCTCGCGAGGGAAGTAGATGTTAGATTGTCTCTTCGAGGAGGAGAGGTTGGAAAAGGCCCTAAATCAAGAAGGTGTGAG GTGACATTGTTTTCGAAAAAACATGGAGTGATTCGAGCAGAGGAACATGCTGGGTCACTTTACGAAAGCATAGATTTGGTTTCTTCTATTATACAAAGGAAGTTGAGAAAGATTAAGGAGAAAGACTCTGACCATGGTCGTCATATGAAGGGTTTCGATAGGCAGAAGGTTAGGGATCCTGACGTGCCTGTAGTTGCTGAGGATTTGGAGAACCTTCCTCAAGAAGGAGATGGACAAGAAGACATCGTCGATGAG ATTGTTCGCACAAAGTATTTTGACATGCCCCCATTAACTGTCATGGAGGCAGTTGAGCAACTCGAAAATGTGAACCACGACTTCTATGGTTTTCGAAACGAGGAAAGTG GTGAGATTAACATAGTTTACAAGAGGAAGGCTGGAGGTTACGGTCTCATCATCCCCAAACGAAACGGTGAAACACAGGAACTGGAGACTGTTGTGGTTGAATCAGCCATAAATTGA
- the LOC140977067 gene encoding polyadenylate-binding protein-interacting protein 11-like — protein MAVVDSAGVNVIPTSNRADRHSDGAADHHRRYQQQQNIDGNEVSRGGGEIRMNGEDDEGEGFKKGMRDLEEMLSKLNPMAEEFVPPSLAAVGGGGNHSLVFPTAYAEAVRAAAAGHFGNNASSFLMPQLVNYGVATRNSFRKKSGYAQGNRRMNSRTSMAQREDVIRRTVYVSDIDHQVTEEQLASLFINCGQVVDCRICGDPNSVLRFAFVEFTDEEGAHNALSLTGTVLGFYPVRVLPSKTAIAPVNPTFLPRSEDEREMCARTIYCTNIDKKVTEADVKLFFESICGEVLHLRLLGDYRHSTRIAFVEFVRAESAIAALNCSGAVLGLLPIRISPSKTPVRPRVA, from the exons ATGGCGGTGGTGGACAGTGCTGGGGTTAATGTGATTCCGACATCGAATAGGGCTGACCGCCATAGCGATGGTGCCGCGGATCACCATCGTCGCTACCAACAGCAGCAGAACATCGACGGGAATGAAGTGTCAAGAGGTGGTGGAGAAATTAGAATGAACGGAGAGGATGATGAGGGGGAAGGGTTTAAGAAAGGGATGAGAGATTTAGAGGAAATGCTGTCCAAATTGAACCCCATGGCCGAAGAATTTGTTCCGCCGTCTCTGGCCGCAGTTGGGGGCGGTGGGAACCACAGTCTGGTTTTCCCGACGGCATATGCTGAAGCGGTGAGAGCTGCAGCAGCTGGGCACTTTGGCAATAATGCCAGCAGTTTTTTAATGCCGCAGCTTGTTAATTATGGAGTTGCAACTAGGAATTCTTTTAGAAAG AAAAGTGGCTACGCTCAAGGGAATAGGAGGATGAATAGCCGAACAAGCATGGCTCAAAGAGAAGACGTTATTAGAAGGACGGTTTATGTATCTGACATCGATCACCAG GTTACTGAAGAGCAACTTGCTTCTCTTTTCATAAATTGTGGACAG GTTGTGGATTGTCGCATTTGTGGTGACCCTAATTCCGTGCTTCGTTTCGCATTCGTGGAATTTACTGATGAGG AAGGGGCACATAATGCTTTGAGTTTGACCGGAACTGTGCTTGGTTTTTATCCGGTGAGAGTACTGCCTTCCAAAACTGCAATCGCACCTGTCAATCCTACATTCTTGCCAAGG TCTGAAGATGAAAGGGAGATGTGTGCGAGAACTATTTATTGCACAAATATTGACAAAAAG GTTACCGAAGCTGATGTGAAACTTTTCTTTGAGTCCATTTGTGGAGAG GTTCTGCACTTGAGGTTGCTTGGAGACTATAGGCATTCGACTCGAATAGCTTTTGTGGAGTTTGTAAGG GCTGAAAGCGCAATTGCTGCTCTGAATTGCAGCGGTGCTGTCTTAGGATTACTTCCGATAAG GATAAGCCCATCAAAGACCCCGGTTCGACCCCGTGTTGCATAG